In Scatophagus argus isolate fScaArg1 chromosome 3, fScaArg1.pri, whole genome shotgun sequence, one genomic interval encodes:
- the smpd4 gene encoding sphingomyelin phosphodiesterase 4 isoform X2, protein MAAPTLQQPSFLLANLKADSSTKTLLQRCQDLVKVIDEYPAKELHAVFPWLVESVFGSLDGVIAGWNLRLLHSRSNEYNIVMEFLSPSGPMMKLVYKLQAEEYKYEIPVNYLPGPVKACIQEGVLPECPLFHNKLQFPLSGLLTLNIALNPFEFFMFNFAFCLIAPKNYPQGQLGCSTDSAYFVLVDTYLKYFLPSEGSVPPSPFSDSRGSVTAPSPRSSSVPFAGYGVHSPSLLKHHIFHQPSVNADPAAQEIWRSETLLQMFVEIWLHHYSLEMYQKLQSPQLALLQYRLSMSSMPCQPHVPPGSGTLHTYQEPFSPTEEHVLVVRLLVKHLHAFSNSLKPEQLSSSPSAHSHTHTSPLEEFKRVVVQRFVQQKLYLFLQHCFGHWPLDASFRAVLETWLSYIQPWRYTEEKTNPQPEQSRTVPDKWESFVQENLLLYTKLFQVFLNRSVRTDLVNAKNALMVFRVAKVFAQPNLAEMIQKGEQLFLEPEHVLHHRQPRGYLTPSQGGSFLSSRQRVMTDMVFRVKSHVYSLEGQDCQYKQMFGTELRGAVMKLIQIIAQARHTAKRISDHSSEAAASNSFLSWFGIGSSDLNNTFPGAEPEESGECLKKTHEFLDKALENLCQIFKLNQGQLTQLISTLGSSQDDGNSMQLPDCIQGENGLILTDLGRRQIISGLRRFDIHYQGDPELQPIRSYESALLVRLFYRISSLVNERFAGHMNALCSRPDFLGRLSRHYLTDPDATTKLKQSPMTRRTLERNRQPRLSLRPLASYRTILLLLLFYMFGALLSFGPVSSTLLILTVVFLHGLLMTLFGDKLKTH, encoded by the exons ATGGCTGCCCCAACGTTACAGCAGCCCAGTTTCCTGCTG GCCAATCTTAAAGCTGATTCAAGCACCAAAACTCTCCTCCAGCGATGCCAGGATCTGGTGAAGGTCATCGATGAATATCCTGCCAAG gagctGCATGCGGTTTTCCCCTGGCTGGTGGAGAGTGTGTTTGGCAGTCTGGACGGCGTCATTGCTGGCTGGAACCTGCGACTCCTGCACTCACGCAGCAACGAGTACAACATAGTGATGGAGTTTTTGAGCCCCAG tgggcCAATGATGAAGCTTGTATATAAACTTCAAGCAGAAGAGTACAAATATGAGATACCCGTCAACTATCTCCCG GGTCCAGTGAAGGCCTGCATCCAGGAGGGAGTTCTCCCCGAATGTCCGCTGTTCCACAACAAGCTGCAGTTCCCGCTGTCTGGTCTGCTGACTCTGAACATTGCACTCA ATCCTTTTGAATTCTTCATGTTTAATTTTGCCTTCTGTCTCATTGCGCCAAAG AACTACCCTCAAGGCCAACTTGGATGCTCCACTGACAGTGCCTACTTTGTCCTTGTGGACACTTACCTCAAATACTTCCTCCCAAGTGAAGGAAGTGTGCCACCTTCCCCTTTTTCTGACTCCAGAGGCTCCGTCACTGCACCTTCACCGAG ATCCTCCAGTGTTCCTTTTGCTGGTTATGGCGTTCACAGCCCCAGTCTCCTGAAACACCACATATTCCATCAGCCCTCAGTTAACGCAGACCCTGCAGCACAGGAAATCTGGAGGTCCGAAACGCTGCTACAA ATGTTTGTGGAGATCTGGCTCCATCACTACTCTCTGGAGATGTACCAGAAGCTGCAGTCTCCTCAG CTGGCGCTGCTGCAGTATCGCCTCAGTATGTCCAGCATGCCGTGCCAACCCCACGTCCCACCAGGCTCTGGGACCCTCCACACCTACCAA GAGCCCTTCAGCCCGACGGAGGAGCACGTGCTGGTGGTGCGTCTCCTGGTGAAGCACCTGCACGCCTTCTCCAACAGCCTGAAGCCGGAGCAGCTGTCGTCCTCGCCCTCAGCCCACTCGCACACTCACACCAGCCCGCTGGAGGAGTTCAAGAG GGTGGTGGTGCAGCGTTTTGTGCAGCAGAAACTGTACCTGTTTCTCCAGCATTGTTTCGGTCACTGGCCTCTGGATGCCTCTTTCAGAGCG GTGCTGGAGACGTGGCTGAGCTACATCCAGCCGTGGAGATACACTGAAGAGAAGACCAACCCTCAGCCAGAGCAAAGCAGGACAGTCCCTGACAAATG GGAGTCGTTTGTTCAGGAGAACCTGCTCCTCTACACAAAGCTCTTCCAGGTTTTTTTGAACCGAAGTGTGAGGACGGATCTGGTTAACGCCAAAAATGCTCTGATGGTGTTCAGGGTGGCCAAAGTGTTCGCTCAGCCAAACCTTGCTGAGATGATCCAGAAAG GAGAACAGCTGTTTCTGGAGCCAGAACACGTCCTCCACCACCGGCAGCCCCGCGGCTACCTGACGCCGAGCCAAGGAGGCAGCTTCCTGTCGTCACGGCAACGGGTGATGACAGACATGGTGTTCAGGGTGAAGAGTCACGTCTATTCTTTGGAAGGCCAGGACTGCCAGTACAAGCAGATGTTTGGCACTGAGCTCAGAGGAGCA GTCATGAAGCTGATCCAGATAATCGCACAGGCCAGACACACAGCCAAGAGGATATCGGATCACTCGAGTGAGGCGGCGGCCAGTAACTCGTTCCTGTCCTGGTTCGGGATTGGTTCCTCTGATCTGAACAACACCTTCCCTGGGGCTGAGCCAGAGGAGAGTGGGGAATGTTTGAAAAAGACCCACGAGTTCCTGGACAAAGCTTTGGAGAACTTGTGTCAAATCTTCAAG CTGAACCAAGGACAGCTGACTCAGCTCATATCCACCCTGGGGTCCTCCCAGGACGACGGCAACAGCATGCAGCTGCCAGACTGCATCCAGGGAGAGAATGGACTGATTCTGACAGACCTGGGTAGGAGGCAG atcATCAGTGGACTGCGCAGGTTTGATATCCACTACCAAGGAGACCCGGAGCTGCAGCCCATTAGGAGCTATGAGAGCGCCCTGCTGGTCAGGCTTTTCTACAGGATCTCTTCTCTGGTCAATGAGAGG TTTGCGGGCCACATGAACGCGCTCTGCTCACGTCCAGACTTCCTGGGTCGTCTGAGTCGTCACTACTTGACCGATCCGGATGCCACCACCAAACTGAAGCAGAGCCCGATGACCCGTCGGACGTTGGAGAGGAACCGGCAGCCGAGGCTGAGCCTCCGTCCGCTGGCCAGCTACCGGAcgatcctgctgctgctgctcttctacATGTTTGGAGCCCTGCTGTCGTTTGGCCCTGTTTCCAGCACTCTGCTCATCCTCACTGTGGTATTCCTGCATGGACTCCTAATGACGCTGTTtggagacaaactgaaaacgCACTAG
- the smpd4 gene encoding sphingomyelin phosphodiesterase 4 isoform X3: MAAPTLQQPSFLLANLKADSSTKTLLQRCQDLVKVIDEYPAKELHAVFPWLVESVFGSLDGVIAGWNLRLLHSRSNEYNIVMEFLSPSGPMMKLVYKLQAEEYKYEIPVNYLPGPVKACIQEGVLPECPLFHNKLQFPLSGLLTLNIALNPFEFFMFNFAFCLIAPKNYPQGQLGCSTDSAYFVLVDTYLKYFLPSEGSVPPSPFSDSRGSVTAPSPRSSSVPFAGYGVHSPSLLKHHIFHQPSVNADPAAQEIWRSETLLQMFVEIWLHHYSLEMYQKLQSPQVKEPFSPTEEHVLVVRLLVKHLHAFSNSLKPEQLSSSPSAHSHTHTSPLEEFKRVVVQRFVQQKLYLFLQHCFGHWPLDASFRAVLETWLSYIQPWRYTEEKTNPQPEQSRTVPDKWESFVQENLLLYTKLFQVFLNRSVRTDLVNAKNALMVFRVAKVFAQPNLAEMIQKGEQLFLEPEHVLHHRQPRGYLTPSQGGSFLSSRQRVMTDMVFRVKSHVYSLEGQDCQYKQMFGTELRGAVMKLIQIIAQARHTAKRISDHSSEAAASNSFLSWFGIGSSDLNNTFPGAEPEESGECLKKTHEFLDKALENLCQIFKLNQGQLTQLISTLGSSQDDGNSMQLPDCIQGENGLILTDLGRRQIISGLRRFDIHYQGDPELQPIRSYESALLVRLFYRISSLVNERFAGHMNALCSRPDFLGRLSRHYLTDPDATTKLKQSPMTRRTLERNRQPRLSLRPLASYRTILLLLLFYMFGALLSFGPVSSTLLILTVVFLHGLLMTLFGDKLKTH; encoded by the exons ATGGCTGCCCCAACGTTACAGCAGCCCAGTTTCCTGCTG GCCAATCTTAAAGCTGATTCAAGCACCAAAACTCTCCTCCAGCGATGCCAGGATCTGGTGAAGGTCATCGATGAATATCCTGCCAAG gagctGCATGCGGTTTTCCCCTGGCTGGTGGAGAGTGTGTTTGGCAGTCTGGACGGCGTCATTGCTGGCTGGAACCTGCGACTCCTGCACTCACGCAGCAACGAGTACAACATAGTGATGGAGTTTTTGAGCCCCAG tgggcCAATGATGAAGCTTGTATATAAACTTCAAGCAGAAGAGTACAAATATGAGATACCCGTCAACTATCTCCCG GGTCCAGTGAAGGCCTGCATCCAGGAGGGAGTTCTCCCCGAATGTCCGCTGTTCCACAACAAGCTGCAGTTCCCGCTGTCTGGTCTGCTGACTCTGAACATTGCACTCA ATCCTTTTGAATTCTTCATGTTTAATTTTGCCTTCTGTCTCATTGCGCCAAAG AACTACCCTCAAGGCCAACTTGGATGCTCCACTGACAGTGCCTACTTTGTCCTTGTGGACACTTACCTCAAATACTTCCTCCCAAGTGAAGGAAGTGTGCCACCTTCCCCTTTTTCTGACTCCAGAGGCTCCGTCACTGCACCTTCACCGAG ATCCTCCAGTGTTCCTTTTGCTGGTTATGGCGTTCACAGCCCCAGTCTCCTGAAACACCACATATTCCATCAGCCCTCAGTTAACGCAGACCCTGCAGCACAGGAAATCTGGAGGTCCGAAACGCTGCTACAA ATGTTTGTGGAGATCTGGCTCCATCACTACTCTCTGGAGATGTACCAGAAGCTGCAGTCTCCTCAGGTAAAG GAGCCCTTCAGCCCGACGGAGGAGCACGTGCTGGTGGTGCGTCTCCTGGTGAAGCACCTGCACGCCTTCTCCAACAGCCTGAAGCCGGAGCAGCTGTCGTCCTCGCCCTCAGCCCACTCGCACACTCACACCAGCCCGCTGGAGGAGTTCAAGAG GGTGGTGGTGCAGCGTTTTGTGCAGCAGAAACTGTACCTGTTTCTCCAGCATTGTTTCGGTCACTGGCCTCTGGATGCCTCTTTCAGAGCG GTGCTGGAGACGTGGCTGAGCTACATCCAGCCGTGGAGATACACTGAAGAGAAGACCAACCCTCAGCCAGAGCAAAGCAGGACAGTCCCTGACAAATG GGAGTCGTTTGTTCAGGAGAACCTGCTCCTCTACACAAAGCTCTTCCAGGTTTTTTTGAACCGAAGTGTGAGGACGGATCTGGTTAACGCCAAAAATGCTCTGATGGTGTTCAGGGTGGCCAAAGTGTTCGCTCAGCCAAACCTTGCTGAGATGATCCAGAAAG GAGAACAGCTGTTTCTGGAGCCAGAACACGTCCTCCACCACCGGCAGCCCCGCGGCTACCTGACGCCGAGCCAAGGAGGCAGCTTCCTGTCGTCACGGCAACGGGTGATGACAGACATGGTGTTCAGGGTGAAGAGTCACGTCTATTCTTTGGAAGGCCAGGACTGCCAGTACAAGCAGATGTTTGGCACTGAGCTCAGAGGAGCA GTCATGAAGCTGATCCAGATAATCGCACAGGCCAGACACACAGCCAAGAGGATATCGGATCACTCGAGTGAGGCGGCGGCCAGTAACTCGTTCCTGTCCTGGTTCGGGATTGGTTCCTCTGATCTGAACAACACCTTCCCTGGGGCTGAGCCAGAGGAGAGTGGGGAATGTTTGAAAAAGACCCACGAGTTCCTGGACAAAGCTTTGGAGAACTTGTGTCAAATCTTCAAG CTGAACCAAGGACAGCTGACTCAGCTCATATCCACCCTGGGGTCCTCCCAGGACGACGGCAACAGCATGCAGCTGCCAGACTGCATCCAGGGAGAGAATGGACTGATTCTGACAGACCTGGGTAGGAGGCAG atcATCAGTGGACTGCGCAGGTTTGATATCCACTACCAAGGAGACCCGGAGCTGCAGCCCATTAGGAGCTATGAGAGCGCCCTGCTGGTCAGGCTTTTCTACAGGATCTCTTCTCTGGTCAATGAGAGG TTTGCGGGCCACATGAACGCGCTCTGCTCACGTCCAGACTTCCTGGGTCGTCTGAGTCGTCACTACTTGACCGATCCGGATGCCACCACCAAACTGAAGCAGAGCCCGATGACCCGTCGGACGTTGGAGAGGAACCGGCAGCCGAGGCTGAGCCTCCGTCCGCTGGCCAGCTACCGGAcgatcctgctgctgctgctcttctacATGTTTGGAGCCCTGCTGTCGTTTGGCCCTGTTTCCAGCACTCTGCTCATCCTCACTGTGGTATTCCTGCATGGACTCCTAATGACGCTGTTtggagacaaactgaaaacgCACTAG
- the smpd4 gene encoding sphingomyelin phosphodiesterase 4 isoform X1 translates to MAAPTLQQPSFLLANLKADSSTKTLLQRCQDLVKVIDEYPAKELHAVFPWLVESVFGSLDGVIAGWNLRLLHSRSNEYNIVMEFLSPSGPMMKLVYKLQAEEYKYEIPVNYLPGPVKACIQEGVLPECPLFHNKLQFPLSGLLTLNIALNPFEFFMFNFAFCLIAPKNYPQGQLGCSTDSAYFVLVDTYLKYFLPSEGSVPPSPFSDSRGSVTAPSPRSSSVPFAGYGVHSPSLLKHHIFHQPSVNADPAAQEIWRSETLLQMFVEIWLHHYSLEMYQKLQSPQVKLALLQYRLSMSSMPCQPHVPPGSGTLHTYQEPFSPTEEHVLVVRLLVKHLHAFSNSLKPEQLSSSPSAHSHTHTSPLEEFKRVVVQRFVQQKLYLFLQHCFGHWPLDASFRAVLETWLSYIQPWRYTEEKTNPQPEQSRTVPDKWESFVQENLLLYTKLFQVFLNRSVRTDLVNAKNALMVFRVAKVFAQPNLAEMIQKGEQLFLEPEHVLHHRQPRGYLTPSQGGSFLSSRQRVMTDMVFRVKSHVYSLEGQDCQYKQMFGTELRGAVMKLIQIIAQARHTAKRISDHSSEAAASNSFLSWFGIGSSDLNNTFPGAEPEESGECLKKTHEFLDKALENLCQIFKLNQGQLTQLISTLGSSQDDGNSMQLPDCIQGENGLILTDLGRRQIISGLRRFDIHYQGDPELQPIRSYESALLVRLFYRISSLVNERFAGHMNALCSRPDFLGRLSRHYLTDPDATTKLKQSPMTRRTLERNRQPRLSLRPLASYRTILLLLLFYMFGALLSFGPVSSTLLILTVVFLHGLLMTLFGDKLKTH, encoded by the exons ATGGCTGCCCCAACGTTACAGCAGCCCAGTTTCCTGCTG GCCAATCTTAAAGCTGATTCAAGCACCAAAACTCTCCTCCAGCGATGCCAGGATCTGGTGAAGGTCATCGATGAATATCCTGCCAAG gagctGCATGCGGTTTTCCCCTGGCTGGTGGAGAGTGTGTTTGGCAGTCTGGACGGCGTCATTGCTGGCTGGAACCTGCGACTCCTGCACTCACGCAGCAACGAGTACAACATAGTGATGGAGTTTTTGAGCCCCAG tgggcCAATGATGAAGCTTGTATATAAACTTCAAGCAGAAGAGTACAAATATGAGATACCCGTCAACTATCTCCCG GGTCCAGTGAAGGCCTGCATCCAGGAGGGAGTTCTCCCCGAATGTCCGCTGTTCCACAACAAGCTGCAGTTCCCGCTGTCTGGTCTGCTGACTCTGAACATTGCACTCA ATCCTTTTGAATTCTTCATGTTTAATTTTGCCTTCTGTCTCATTGCGCCAAAG AACTACCCTCAAGGCCAACTTGGATGCTCCACTGACAGTGCCTACTTTGTCCTTGTGGACACTTACCTCAAATACTTCCTCCCAAGTGAAGGAAGTGTGCCACCTTCCCCTTTTTCTGACTCCAGAGGCTCCGTCACTGCACCTTCACCGAG ATCCTCCAGTGTTCCTTTTGCTGGTTATGGCGTTCACAGCCCCAGTCTCCTGAAACACCACATATTCCATCAGCCCTCAGTTAACGCAGACCCTGCAGCACAGGAAATCTGGAGGTCCGAAACGCTGCTACAA ATGTTTGTGGAGATCTGGCTCCATCACTACTCTCTGGAGATGTACCAGAAGCTGCAGTCTCCTCAGGTAAAG CTGGCGCTGCTGCAGTATCGCCTCAGTATGTCCAGCATGCCGTGCCAACCCCACGTCCCACCAGGCTCTGGGACCCTCCACACCTACCAA GAGCCCTTCAGCCCGACGGAGGAGCACGTGCTGGTGGTGCGTCTCCTGGTGAAGCACCTGCACGCCTTCTCCAACAGCCTGAAGCCGGAGCAGCTGTCGTCCTCGCCCTCAGCCCACTCGCACACTCACACCAGCCCGCTGGAGGAGTTCAAGAG GGTGGTGGTGCAGCGTTTTGTGCAGCAGAAACTGTACCTGTTTCTCCAGCATTGTTTCGGTCACTGGCCTCTGGATGCCTCTTTCAGAGCG GTGCTGGAGACGTGGCTGAGCTACATCCAGCCGTGGAGATACACTGAAGAGAAGACCAACCCTCAGCCAGAGCAAAGCAGGACAGTCCCTGACAAATG GGAGTCGTTTGTTCAGGAGAACCTGCTCCTCTACACAAAGCTCTTCCAGGTTTTTTTGAACCGAAGTGTGAGGACGGATCTGGTTAACGCCAAAAATGCTCTGATGGTGTTCAGGGTGGCCAAAGTGTTCGCTCAGCCAAACCTTGCTGAGATGATCCAGAAAG GAGAACAGCTGTTTCTGGAGCCAGAACACGTCCTCCACCACCGGCAGCCCCGCGGCTACCTGACGCCGAGCCAAGGAGGCAGCTTCCTGTCGTCACGGCAACGGGTGATGACAGACATGGTGTTCAGGGTGAAGAGTCACGTCTATTCTTTGGAAGGCCAGGACTGCCAGTACAAGCAGATGTTTGGCACTGAGCTCAGAGGAGCA GTCATGAAGCTGATCCAGATAATCGCACAGGCCAGACACACAGCCAAGAGGATATCGGATCACTCGAGTGAGGCGGCGGCCAGTAACTCGTTCCTGTCCTGGTTCGGGATTGGTTCCTCTGATCTGAACAACACCTTCCCTGGGGCTGAGCCAGAGGAGAGTGGGGAATGTTTGAAAAAGACCCACGAGTTCCTGGACAAAGCTTTGGAGAACTTGTGTCAAATCTTCAAG CTGAACCAAGGACAGCTGACTCAGCTCATATCCACCCTGGGGTCCTCCCAGGACGACGGCAACAGCATGCAGCTGCCAGACTGCATCCAGGGAGAGAATGGACTGATTCTGACAGACCTGGGTAGGAGGCAG atcATCAGTGGACTGCGCAGGTTTGATATCCACTACCAAGGAGACCCGGAGCTGCAGCCCATTAGGAGCTATGAGAGCGCCCTGCTGGTCAGGCTTTTCTACAGGATCTCTTCTCTGGTCAATGAGAGG TTTGCGGGCCACATGAACGCGCTCTGCTCACGTCCAGACTTCCTGGGTCGTCTGAGTCGTCACTACTTGACCGATCCGGATGCCACCACCAAACTGAAGCAGAGCCCGATGACCCGTCGGACGTTGGAGAGGAACCGGCAGCCGAGGCTGAGCCTCCGTCCGCTGGCCAGCTACCGGAcgatcctgctgctgctgctcttctacATGTTTGGAGCCCTGCTGTCGTTTGGCCCTGTTTCCAGCACTCTGCTCATCCTCACTGTGGTATTCCTGCATGGACTCCTAATGACGCTGTTtggagacaaactgaaaacgCACTAG
- the smpd4 gene encoding sphingomyelin phosphodiesterase 4 isoform X4, whose translation MAAPTLQQPSFLLANLKADSSTKTLLQRCQDLVKVIDEYPAKELHAVFPWLVESVFGSLDGVIAGWNLRLLHSRSNEYNIVMEFLSPSGPMMKLVYKLQAEEYKYEIPVNYLPGPVKACIQEGVLPECPLFHNKLQFPLSGLLTLNIALNPFEFFMFNFAFCLIAPKNYPQGQLGCSTDSAYFVLVDTYLKYFLPSEGSVPPSPFSDSRGSVTAPSPRSSSVPFAGYGVHSPSLLKHHIFHQPSVNADPAAQEIWRSETLLQMFVEIWLHHYSLEMYQKLQSPQEPFSPTEEHVLVVRLLVKHLHAFSNSLKPEQLSSSPSAHSHTHTSPLEEFKRVVVQRFVQQKLYLFLQHCFGHWPLDASFRAVLETWLSYIQPWRYTEEKTNPQPEQSRTVPDKWESFVQENLLLYTKLFQVFLNRSVRTDLVNAKNALMVFRVAKVFAQPNLAEMIQKGEQLFLEPEHVLHHRQPRGYLTPSQGGSFLSSRQRVMTDMVFRVKSHVYSLEGQDCQYKQMFGTELRGAVMKLIQIIAQARHTAKRISDHSSEAAASNSFLSWFGIGSSDLNNTFPGAEPEESGECLKKTHEFLDKALENLCQIFKLNQGQLTQLISTLGSSQDDGNSMQLPDCIQGENGLILTDLGRRQIISGLRRFDIHYQGDPELQPIRSYESALLVRLFYRISSLVNERFAGHMNALCSRPDFLGRLSRHYLTDPDATTKLKQSPMTRRTLERNRQPRLSLRPLASYRTILLLLLFYMFGALLSFGPVSSTLLILTVVFLHGLLMTLFGDKLKTH comes from the exons ATGGCTGCCCCAACGTTACAGCAGCCCAGTTTCCTGCTG GCCAATCTTAAAGCTGATTCAAGCACCAAAACTCTCCTCCAGCGATGCCAGGATCTGGTGAAGGTCATCGATGAATATCCTGCCAAG gagctGCATGCGGTTTTCCCCTGGCTGGTGGAGAGTGTGTTTGGCAGTCTGGACGGCGTCATTGCTGGCTGGAACCTGCGACTCCTGCACTCACGCAGCAACGAGTACAACATAGTGATGGAGTTTTTGAGCCCCAG tgggcCAATGATGAAGCTTGTATATAAACTTCAAGCAGAAGAGTACAAATATGAGATACCCGTCAACTATCTCCCG GGTCCAGTGAAGGCCTGCATCCAGGAGGGAGTTCTCCCCGAATGTCCGCTGTTCCACAACAAGCTGCAGTTCCCGCTGTCTGGTCTGCTGACTCTGAACATTGCACTCA ATCCTTTTGAATTCTTCATGTTTAATTTTGCCTTCTGTCTCATTGCGCCAAAG AACTACCCTCAAGGCCAACTTGGATGCTCCACTGACAGTGCCTACTTTGTCCTTGTGGACACTTACCTCAAATACTTCCTCCCAAGTGAAGGAAGTGTGCCACCTTCCCCTTTTTCTGACTCCAGAGGCTCCGTCACTGCACCTTCACCGAG ATCCTCCAGTGTTCCTTTTGCTGGTTATGGCGTTCACAGCCCCAGTCTCCTGAAACACCACATATTCCATCAGCCCTCAGTTAACGCAGACCCTGCAGCACAGGAAATCTGGAGGTCCGAAACGCTGCTACAA ATGTTTGTGGAGATCTGGCTCCATCACTACTCTCTGGAGATGTACCAGAAGCTGCAGTCTCCTCAG GAGCCCTTCAGCCCGACGGAGGAGCACGTGCTGGTGGTGCGTCTCCTGGTGAAGCACCTGCACGCCTTCTCCAACAGCCTGAAGCCGGAGCAGCTGTCGTCCTCGCCCTCAGCCCACTCGCACACTCACACCAGCCCGCTGGAGGAGTTCAAGAG GGTGGTGGTGCAGCGTTTTGTGCAGCAGAAACTGTACCTGTTTCTCCAGCATTGTTTCGGTCACTGGCCTCTGGATGCCTCTTTCAGAGCG GTGCTGGAGACGTGGCTGAGCTACATCCAGCCGTGGAGATACACTGAAGAGAAGACCAACCCTCAGCCAGAGCAAAGCAGGACAGTCCCTGACAAATG GGAGTCGTTTGTTCAGGAGAACCTGCTCCTCTACACAAAGCTCTTCCAGGTTTTTTTGAACCGAAGTGTGAGGACGGATCTGGTTAACGCCAAAAATGCTCTGATGGTGTTCAGGGTGGCCAAAGTGTTCGCTCAGCCAAACCTTGCTGAGATGATCCAGAAAG GAGAACAGCTGTTTCTGGAGCCAGAACACGTCCTCCACCACCGGCAGCCCCGCGGCTACCTGACGCCGAGCCAAGGAGGCAGCTTCCTGTCGTCACGGCAACGGGTGATGACAGACATGGTGTTCAGGGTGAAGAGTCACGTCTATTCTTTGGAAGGCCAGGACTGCCAGTACAAGCAGATGTTTGGCACTGAGCTCAGAGGAGCA GTCATGAAGCTGATCCAGATAATCGCACAGGCCAGACACACAGCCAAGAGGATATCGGATCACTCGAGTGAGGCGGCGGCCAGTAACTCGTTCCTGTCCTGGTTCGGGATTGGTTCCTCTGATCTGAACAACACCTTCCCTGGGGCTGAGCCAGAGGAGAGTGGGGAATGTTTGAAAAAGACCCACGAGTTCCTGGACAAAGCTTTGGAGAACTTGTGTCAAATCTTCAAG CTGAACCAAGGACAGCTGACTCAGCTCATATCCACCCTGGGGTCCTCCCAGGACGACGGCAACAGCATGCAGCTGCCAGACTGCATCCAGGGAGAGAATGGACTGATTCTGACAGACCTGGGTAGGAGGCAG atcATCAGTGGACTGCGCAGGTTTGATATCCACTACCAAGGAGACCCGGAGCTGCAGCCCATTAGGAGCTATGAGAGCGCCCTGCTGGTCAGGCTTTTCTACAGGATCTCTTCTCTGGTCAATGAGAGG TTTGCGGGCCACATGAACGCGCTCTGCTCACGTCCAGACTTCCTGGGTCGTCTGAGTCGTCACTACTTGACCGATCCGGATGCCACCACCAAACTGAAGCAGAGCCCGATGACCCGTCGGACGTTGGAGAGGAACCGGCAGCCGAGGCTGAGCCTCCGTCCGCTGGCCAGCTACCGGAcgatcctgctgctgctgctcttctacATGTTTGGAGCCCTGCTGTCGTTTGGCCCTGTTTCCAGCACTCTGCTCATCCTCACTGTGGTATTCCTGCATGGACTCCTAATGACGCTGTTtggagacaaactgaaaacgCACTAG